One stretch of Carassius gibelio isolate Cgi1373 ecotype wild population from Czech Republic chromosome B1, carGib1.2-hapl.c, whole genome shotgun sequence DNA includes these proteins:
- the LOC127949413 gene encoding vacuolar protein sorting-associated protein 54, which produces MSSNQGSSPLSQSSDGPFRKPRAPAMGPRHCQTPHSLPDVCPKEPTGEGRALCDGPSVVVDQHRWTVYNSQVNLPAALNDPRLAKRESDFFTKTWGLDFTETEVMPSFYLPNISREHFSSYLQETAQREKVHERCKNICQSKDDLSMLTITNNHDKARAELEQVPKIFMKPEFMLNDPATFNAVLPWSHFSVAGGKNSRDVASSRLLQEKLSHYLDVVEVSIARQISLRSEAFFHAMSSQHELQDRLRGTADAVAKLRARTAAIDRIMCRGPLRALRDALTRNNCVKLHNKLKLMAAVHQTQPTVQLLLSTSEFVGALELIATTKEVLQQELQGVHSFRHLGSQLCEMERLIDKMMVADFSTYVQSDLSRPFEEDSQILEKDRLQSLVFGLLRQRKLDFLDIYSEEMVRVAKSVVRQCVVKSVSQISEIDADTVRFHEQMRLMTFPQWFDLLLDIFEHFILFLKRIKATLGVIRSVVLEVLDSSQRSRLADVSSATNHSDGRTNEEEEEEESGGGEAELAYLTHEGLFISDALTLNEEEQHSHTSAHVQTREQTHTDACGSDSASATTESSSSREHNSNTTSSLPTGGATATGEDVMPSDLELGRVANNAQELLYTASDVSQDRCVKVLMTRAKDGSLERLSSSEFVCLSQAVESFVSDTDELCGRRSVSLRGALQSQANRFVQRFHEERKNKLSLLLDNERWKQAEVPAEFQDLVDSIADGRITLPEHKHTGSEDRKPGEFLCVDGQKYAVVGTVLLLIRMFLEYCQCVNDIPSITTDILTRLADLLKLFNSRSCQLVLGAGALQVVGLKTITTRNLALVSRCLQLLVHFIPVIRAHFESRLQPRQYSILRHFGHITKDYNDHIAEISAKLVAIMDSMFEKALSKYEVKAPMPSVCLRNVCKQMAKMHEAINELLPEEQTQMLFHRINASFKLNLKRQLARLGVINDGGPQYGLVMLDVAFYSESVLALRSLERLDLNMLEIWEQKR; this is translated from the exons ATGTCCTCTAACCAGGGCTCATCTCCGCTCTCTCAGTCCAGTGATGGGCCCTTCAGGAAGCCCAGGGCCCCTGCGATGGGCCCCAGACACTGTCAGACGCCACACTCTTTACCAGACGTCTGTCCTAAAGAGCCCACCG GTGAGGGACGTGCTCTCTGTGACGGGCCGTCTGTTGTGGTCGACCAGCACCGCTGGACTGTGTATAACTCTCAAGTGAACCTCCCCGCGGCCCTCAACGACCCCAGGCTGGCCAAGAGAGAGTCGGACTTCTTCACCAAGACGTGGGGCCTGGACTTCACCGAGACCGAGGTCATGCCTTCCTTCTACCTGCCCAACATCAGCCGAGAGCACTTCAGCTCGTACCTGCAGGAGACGGCTCAG AGGGAGAAGGTTCACGAGCGATGTAAGAACATCTGCCAGAGCAAAGACGATCTGTCCATGCTCACCATCACCAATAATCACG ATAAAGCCCGAGCTGAACTGGAGCAGGTGCCCAAG ATCTTCATGAAGCCGGAGTTTATGCTGAATGATCCAGCCACGTTTAACGCCGTGTTGCCGTGGTCTCACTTCAGCGTCGCCGGGGGCAAGAACAGCCGAGATGTTGCATCGTCACGGTTACTGCAGGAAAAG ttgagTCACTATCTGGACGTGGTGGAGGTGAGCATTGCTCGGCAGATCTCTCTCCGCTCCGAGGCCTTTTTTCACGCCATGTCGTCTCAGCACGAGCTCCAGGATCGTCTGCGAGGAACAGCGGACGCCGTGGCTAAGCTCCGCGCGCGCACCGCCGCCATCGACCGCATCATGTGCCGCGGACCGCTGCGAGCACTACGAGACGCTCTGACACGCAACAACTGCGTCAAGCTACACAACAAGCTGAAGCTGATGGCGGCCGTGCACCAGACGCAGCCCACCGTGCAGCTGCTGCTCTCCACCTCAGAGTTCGTCGGGGCGCTGGAGCTCATCGCCACCACCAAAGAAGTGCTGCAGCAGGAACTGCAGGGGGTTCACAGCTTcag ACACTTGGGTTCTCAGCTCTGTGAGATGGAGAGGTTGATCGATAAGATGATGGTGGCCGATTTCTCCACCTACGTTCAGAGCGATCTCAGTCGACCCTTTGAGGAGGACAGTCAGATCCTGGAGAAG GATCGCTTGCAGTCTTTAGTCTTCGGCCTGCTGAGACAGAGGAAGCTGGATTTCCTGGACATCTACAGCGAGGAGATGGTGCGCGTCGCCAAGAGCGTCGTTCGACAG TGTGTTGTGAAGTCTGTGTCACAGATCAGTGAGATCGATGCAGACACTGTCAG gttTCACGAGCAGATGCGCTTGATGACCTTTCCTCAGTGGTTTGATCTGCTGCTGGATATTTTTGAACACTTCATCCTGTTCCTCAAGAGGATCAAG GCTACGCTCGGCGTCATCCGCAGCGTGGTGCTGGAAGTGCTGGATAGCAGCCAGAGGAGTCGGCTAGCAGACGTTTCCTCTGCAACCAATCATTCTGACGGCAGGACcaatgaggaggaagaggaggaggagtctGGAGGCGGAGAGGCGGAGCTTGCGTATCTCACACACGAGGGGCTGTTCATCAGCGATGCGCTGACGCTGAATGAAGAGGAGCAGCACAGTCACACATCAGCACATGTGCAGACGAgagaacagacacacacagacgccTGCGGGAGCGACTCGGCCTCCGCAACCACCGAATCTTCCTCCAGCAGGGAACACAACTCCAACACTACCTCCTCCCTGCCCACAGGGGGCGCTACTGCGAC CGGTGAGGACGTGATGCCGTCAGATCTGGAGCTGGGTCGGGTGGCCAATAACGCTCAGGAGCTGCTGTACACCGCCTCAGACGTCAGTCAAGACCGCTGCGTCAAAGTGCTCATGACACGAGcaaag gacggGTCTCTGGAGCGCCTGAGCTCGTCAGAGTTTGTGTGTTTGAGTCAGGCGGTGGAGTCGTTCGTCTCAGACACTGATGAGCTGTGCGGCCGGCGCAGTGTGAGCCTGAGGGGGGCGCTGCAGAGTCAGGCCAACCGCTTCGTGCAGCGCTTCCACGAGGAGCGCAAGAATaaactcag tctGCTGCTGGATAACGAGCGCTGGAAGCAGGCAGAGGTCCCGGCTGAGTTTCAGGATCTGGTGGACTCCATCGCTGACGGACGCATCACACTGCCTGAGCACAAACACACAG GGTCCGAGGACAGGAAGCCCGGTGAGTTTCTGTGTGTGGACGGACAGAAGTACGCTGTGGTTGG GACGGTGCTGCTGCTGATCCGCATGTTTCTGGAGTACTGCCAGTGTGTGAACGACATCCCCTCCATCACCACCGACATCCTCACACGCCTCGCCGACCtgctcaag CTCTTCAACTCTCGCAGCTGTCAGCTGGTGCTGGGGGCGGGAGCTCTGCAGGTGGTCGGCCTGAAAACCATCACCACCAGAAACCTGG CTCTGGTGTCTCGCTGTCTTCAGTTGCTGGTTCACTTCATCCCTGTGATCAGAGCACACTTTGAGAGCAGACTGCAGCCCAGACAATACAGCATACTGAGACACTTCGGACACATCACCAAG GACTACAATGATCACATCGCCGAGATCTCTGCTAAACTAGTGGCCATCATGGACAGCATGTTTGAGAAGGCTCTGTCTAAG TATGAGGTGAAGGCACCCATGCCGTCTGTGTGTCTGCGTAACGTGTGTAAACAGATGGCCAAGATGCACGAGGCCATTAATGAGCTGTTACCGGAGGAGCAGACGCAG atgctgTTCCACAGGATAAATGCCAGCTTTAAACTGAATCTGAAGAGACAGCTAGCACGACTGGGAGTCATCAATGACGGCGGACCTCAGTATgg GCTGGTGATGCTGGACGTGGCGTTTTACTCGGAGAGCGTGCTGGCTCTGCGCTCTCTGGAGCGTCTGGACTTAAACATGCTGGAGATCTGGGAGCAGAAGAGGTGA
- the si:ch211-196h16.12 gene encoding regulator of G-protein signaling 5, with product MSVHREPNEHLLPSVTVPDTNTGCGQSLCGVLTQQLSVLFHDLRIRLMSLYNSSTQRQRESSRAGDIRSILRGSLRRGAMCKGLSAIPSSCLEKAKGMRVKLSHLTEKQEWVHKHRACEKLPQDLESLLNSKPGIQAFRCFLRSEFSEENLEFWLACEEYKSTSGSRLTERAHNIYKQFINPDAPREVNLDSETREALMGLMEEPTADTFDEAQHRIFSLMAKDSFPRFLRSSFSQQPLRVL from the exons ATGTCAGTGCACAGAGAACCTAATGAACACCTGTTGCCTTCAGTCACTGTTCCCGACACAAATACAG GATGTGGACAGTCATTGTGTGGAGTTCTCACCCAACAGCTGTCCGTGTTGTTTCACGATCTCAGGATCAGATTAATGTCACTATATAACAGcagcacacagagacagagagagtcaaGCAGAGCGGGAGACATCCGATCGATTCTCCGAGGTTCTCTCAGACGTGGTGCGATGTGTAAGGGGCTGTCTGCCATCCCCTCCTCATGCCTGGAGAA GGCGAAGGGCATGAGGGTCAAACTGTCCCACCTGACCGAAAAGCAGGAGTGGGTCCACAAACACAG AGCGTGTGAGAAGCTGCCTCAGGACCTGGAGTCTCTGCTCAACAGCAAGC CGGGCATCCAGGCGTTTCGCTGCTTCCTGCGCTCCGAGTTCAGCGAGGAGAACCTGGAGTTCTGGCTGGCGTGTGAAGAGTACAAGAGCACATCCGGGTCCAGACTGACGGAGAGAGCCCACAACATCTACAAGCAGTTCATCAACCCTGACGCTCCTCGGGAG GTGAATCTGGACAGTGAGACCCGCGAGGCGTTGATGGGGCTGATGGAGGAGCCCACAGCGGACACGTTCGACGAGGCTCAGCACCGGATCTTCTCTCTGATGGCTAAAGACTCGTTCCCACGTTTCCTGCGCTCCTCTTTCAGCCAGCAGCCTCTCAGAGTCCTGTGA
- the LOC127949488 gene encoding E3 ubiquitin-protein ligase pellino homolog 1 gives MLAPEQELLSSSKPIKYGELIILGYNGSLPKGDRGRRRSRFALFKRPKANGVKPSTVHSACSLQTAKAISNKNQHSVSYTLSRAQTVVVEYTHDSTTDMFQIGRSTESPIDFVVLDTVPGCHNKSGTMSSQSTISRFACRIVCQRAPPYTAHIYAAGFDSSKSIFLGEQAAKWWCSDSQMDGLTTNGVLVMRPQHGFTCESKAGSWREISVCGNVFKLRESRSTQKHGKPLVNECHELVDGTLIDLCGATLLWRSAEGLSHTPTPKHLEVLWRELNAARPQCPVDLHTLAFPSLERSSNPDHQLWAYLSCGHVHGHHGWRGSTEEDESQSGEDLGLEQGEREGECPLCRTRGLYVPLKLGLESGFYLDTAPPTHAFSPCGHVCSERTTHFWSRQLLPQGTQRLCPACPFCMQPLARHRKSVRLIFQGPLD, from the exons ATGTTGGCCCCTGAACAGGAGCTTTTGAGCTCTTCCAAACCCATCAAATACGGAGAGCTCATCATCCTCGG CTACAACGGCTCCCTACCGAAAGGAGACCGGGGAAGGAGAAGGAGTCGTTTTGCTCTGTTTAAGAGACCCAAAGCCAATGGAGTCAAACCCAGCACCGTCCACAGCGCATGCAGTCTACAGACCGCCAAG GCCATCAGCAACAAAAATCAGCACAGTGTGTCGTATACGCTGTCCAGAGCGCAGACGGTAGTCGTGGAGTATACACACGACAGCACCACCGACATGTTTCAG ATCGGCCGGTCCACTGAAAGCCCCATTGATTTCGTGGTGTTGGACACAGTGCCTGGTTGTCACAACAAAAGTGGCACGATGTCGTCTCAGAGCACTATATCGCGATTCGCGTGTCGGATCGTGTGTCAGAGAGCGCCACCCTACACCGCGCACATCTACGCCGCTGGCTTCGACTCGTCCAAAAGCATCTTTCTGGGG GAGCAAGCGGCAAAATGGTGGTGCTCTGACAGCCAGATGGACGGCCTGACCACCAACGGTGTATTAGTGATGCGACCGCAGCACGGCTTCACCTGCGAGTCCAAAGCAGGCTCCTGGAGAGAGATCTCAGTCTGCGGCAATGTCTTCAAACTCCGAGAGTCTCGGTCCACTCAGAAACATGGAAAACCG CTGGTGAATGAGTGTCACGAGCTGGTGGATGGCACTTTAATCGACCTGTGCGGCGCGACTCTTCTGTGGCGTTCGGCGGAGGGTCTGTCACACACGCCGACCCCCAAACACCTGGAGGTGCTGTGGAGAGAGCTGAATGCAGCGCGGCCCCAGTGTCCCGTGGACCTGCACACCCTGGCCTTCCCCAGCCTGGAGCGCTCCTCCAACCCTGACCACCAGCTCTGGGCCTACCTGAGCTGCGGCCACGTGCACGGACATCACGGCTGGAGGGGCTCCACCGAGGAGGACGAGTCCCAGAGCGGAGAGGACCTGGGGCTGGAGCAGGGCGAGCGTGAGGGTGAGTGCCCGCTGTGCCGGACCCGGGGCCTGTACGTGCCGCTGAAGCTGGGCCTTGAGTCGGGCTTCTACCTGGACACCGCGCCCCCCACGCACGCCTTCAGCCCCTGTGGACACGTGTGCTCGGAGCGCACCACTCACTTCTGGAGCAGACAGCTGCTGCCACAAGGCACTCAACGCCTCTGTCCCGCCTGCCCCTTCTGCATGCAGCCGCTCGCCCGCCACAGGAAGAGCGTCAGGCTCATCTTTCAGGGACCGCTGGACTGA